TAATTtgattcctctttttttttatcaacctTTCTGGACCATTTCATCAGCTTTGCAGATGAATCGATTCCCTGGGTGACTAATTATCCCTTGTGCTTCTAATGACAGCCACTAACCATCATGATTACAATTATTTTTTGGCAAGACCAATTGAGCAAACTGGTTGGCTGAAAACATGATGGCATCTTTTGCATGCTAGCTCTCAATACAAGGAGAAGAAATCATTCTCCCTTTCTAGAGGTTAGGCCTAACAATAAAAAGGTTCCTTTTGTGCATGGAAATTATTAGTGATgtcaatgcattttttttagataatagtgATGTCAATGCATATGAAGACTCTAGTACTCAATTCACAAGTCATTGATGGTGTATGTGCTCTGGCATGCATCATTTGGTCGTAATCTGTTCATAATTTGAGGctacattttgaaaaaaaaaattctggaaGGCCAACTTACAAAAATCCCTACATTTTTTTAACATTGATTAGGGACTAATTTTTTTCACGTCGcctcttctttctttatttcttttagtATATATATGCCTTTTCAACACAACCCAAACGTATTGTCTTTTGCATGTCTCTAACTCTTTTTCAAGAGAAATTTTAACAAATGTCTCTAACtctttttaacacatgtttaaGATAATATACATGGCATGAGAAATATGGAAAACCTACTTCTTTAATTAGCTAATGACTGATTATCTACATGCCACTGTAGTCTTGTAGATTGTTCCATGTAGTGTGTTAATGTTGCACATACTTTGTACTGTGTCCCTTCTGTTGCACAACCTTAGAGGCAGGGAAGCACTTGAATACTACTTGATGCTAGGTTTGTTAAGGTGCATTGAATACAGATAGGTTATTAATTACATGCCCTGCTCCCTTTAATTGCTTTTAGTTTGCTCCCATTATAATTGTTTTTAGTTCCATGGAGTGGTAGCTAGCTGGAGCTGCCCAAGTTTGTCACCCCTTGAAACAGGGAATTTTTGTCCTGTGGAGACCAAGCAATTCTAAAAGTTAATACAAAATATTATGAGAAGTTAGGCCAAAGAACAAAAGGCTTCCTTTTGCATTGGATTGTTTTTATGGTATTTTGTCAAGGTATATATACCCTTATGTTGACCACTTGTCTATATCAAAACATTGTCTCCACAAGCTTAAAAGAATTGGAGTGAGTGTTATGTAAACTATTGGGTTGACAGCTCGATAGTCCATTCGTTTAAAATATGAGGTGTTCATGCAACCTATCACCTTACATATTACGTCTCGTTTGGTACACTTCTATACTATACagaaagcatttttttttacatatagctataatagatttttgcaggcggacaaCGCAACCACTTACCCCGTATATGTACAAAATAACATTTTGCCATGCAAGCAACAcgaaaaatgattttcgcaAGTGGTGAGTTATGTCGTCCGCCTACAAAAAGgatcgaaaaaaaaagaaaatctaaaagcTGAAACCCTAGCTCAAATCCACCCTAGCCACAGTCGTTGTCGAGACCCCACCGCACCCAACGTTACTGGCGGCGGACATGCCACTCCCAAGATCAGGGTCTTTGGATCCGCCACCAGGCAGCTTGCCACCATCATTTTCATCGTCGGATTCATGAGAAGGGGGAGGCCTGCGACGGTGGATCCGCGCCTCCCGCTGCCATCGCTGCTGGATCTGTGAGGGAGGGAGAGTCTGGCGACGGCACAACCGCACCtccccatgccgccgccgccgccggacccgTGAGGGAGGGGGAGTCTAGCGACGGCAGCCACCTGCCCTTGTAGCCCTTGCCAGATTCATGAGGGGGAAAGAATTCGGTGACGGCGGATCCACGCCTCCTCGTACCCCCACTGCCAGATGCATGAGGGAGGGGAAGGTCGGCGACCATCGATCCGCCCCTCcccctgccgccgtcgccggatccgTGAGGGAGGGGCAGGCCAGCGACAGTGGATCCGCGCCTCCCCTTGCAGCTATTGCCGGATTTgtgagggagggggaggccgaCGATGGTGGGTTCACGCCCCTCCTTGCTGCCTTCGCCATATTAGCTCGAGGCCGATGGCCACTGTCACACCCTGCAGTTCTCCTctcaagcctaaaatttaatttataaatgaccctaagaaaatgccggtgcaaatcaagagaaaaccctaagaaagtaatacaaataataatcaaaTCTGGCATgcggaatttttcttgagttctacatgtcgaaagtcactaacaggatttttagtggaattttcagagccctagaaataattttaaccaattaaaattgagcaagcaatattttaattccagggaaaatccttttcttcctttttctttttttttcccccttttcttttcgagtgggccgccggcccattctccttcctcctctcctcccgctgggccggctgaaggccaaggcccagctaggccgcgcgggccggccgcccgcctcctctcacctgggtcgccgacaggtgggtcccacctgtcgggcccgtctcctacctcgcgcccgcgccgccgcgcccgcaacagtcaccgcgcgcacgcctccgcctcctccgggccacgtcggccacacccgcgcatgcgccgcacctcccgcgcccactcccctctctctcccgcccgcgcccgcgcccgagatggccgggattcgattttcgaatcccgcctctctctcctcccccactcccccacgttggccggcgattcccgcctccctcggccacgtccggccccctctctccctatttaagctgcgccgtcgtcccctctctctttttccccatttcgccgaactccctcgtgctccccatcgctcccgcgccgtgcacccacccgccgccacctttcccgccgctccggccaccgctagccgccgctaggctcgccgccgcaccgcgccgtcgccgccgtcgggttcgcaaggACGAACTCCACCCCGTCTGCCCTTCCTCCGCCGGGAttcgtcgccggaattcgcatcccctcgcgctccggtgagttctacctctaccgccgcctttggccatggatgccggccgccgtggttcatctccctctctctaatctctctctcctccttccttagggcaccccgaagcccgtccgccggttgccgtcgtcctcccgtggcttgccgtcgccgttcgccgtcgtcttcctccgcgccggccaccctcggtgaggcttcctctcccctctattcccctccctctccttcctagccgccgcttagcgccgccgccttcgcgtcgcctttgcgccgtcgcctccgccgccggttgccgtcgccggcaacgcgttcgcgcgcgcgccgtcgccatcgccatggccggtcggccggccttgagccgagccgagccgggtcaccgccgcccgtccgatcaaccccgggggcgatctgggccgtcggtcccgtggaccggcggtggaccacccgcttggccccggtccacggtggactaccccccctttgagccgctgccaagtggggcccgcttgccggcgccccttttccctctctcccgagccgctgaccggtgggcccctcatgtcggcgccgcgccccctttggtgacgtcagccctgggaattattgcgcaataaatgatttaagtactttttgttatagtaataaacacagtgaatcttctaaaattcataactaatttatccgtgctccgtttaagcccattcaagtctcagtaaatcaagaaaaacgtgtaaaatccattaaaaatggttttgttctctgtttcagtagtcttatagcctgtttgcaatgtttgccttgtatgtcgctagattccggttcttccgacgctccggtgtacttcgaaatagtcgccgagtttcctccagcagcagagcaaggcaagtcatgcttgccacttgaacatgttgatcctatattgcaaatgctctattgtttttcttcaaatactgcatcgttttataatgttattatgggatgtttacctattgtcatagccatgctattgttgtaccatgtccctttgtcagcttggggttataacatgactagagattggactagggattgcttagccatgcttagttcaactagtgcacaatggggaaaatcctattaatgtttagactgttggttctaatggtattgttggattagtgccaccgcttgggtgttagttaattaaaataaatcacatggtgggctgtgggtgcatggttttgctagtcgcacccatggcagttaaggaccggttcgcgggatgccctggaagaacttatcgtacttaccacaagccagcgtgggcaacggctgggcttgtagtgtagctttcctctagctgacgcatccaggcaagggtgggcgtgatggagcggggcgggccctgcgacggcctctgtcgcttccggattcacctaggcacgagaggggactgcccgttgcccgctggggacgggggtgaaacctgaggtgtggtgtgcttggctagagggggttatgcgaagggtcctgtcacggtctctttccggtatgtcgtggtggcatgtcggcgcacggaaacatgtcgtggggctgtgtcttgtgggtacagttgtacacctctgatcagagtaaaactattcgaatagccaagcccgcggttatgggcggtcaaccagattcaccgtgattagtctcatcctagtgtaatcttttgaatttggatagtttaggtggatggttgggcctgttgcaacgtgggatagcgttggatagtggatagttaatattaattaattattacaactgtttaaatctttcaacttctgtttataaatgctcgctttatgcaaatgaaccactctagctctcctttgataattccctgcatcatacccctattccggtatgacttgctgagtacagtgggtagtactcagtcttgctctattttttttcccaaccccagagtacgagtatgtgtcagatggaggtttctccgaggagtaggcttcgtccgtaccgtcgaggatgcctgtggagtggtgttcccgctgcagttctagtcaaggcttagctcctgttgtctttcgcttttccgctgcatttatgtaagacttttatgatgtttgtaagacgtgggtctgaatgtcaacattgtcgtttgtgtaccccggtcggtcctggacggggattttaatgcacattctgcttggaattctattcgggaatttctgggcgtgacagccaCCCCCGTCGTCGTCCGCCTACCACGCCTCTCCTCATCATTGTCGTCGTCCGCCGGCCAATCGTCGTCGTTGCTCACTGGATGGCCTCTCCCGTTGGGTGTGAAAGTAAGGGGGAGGTGTGAGAGTGGGAGGAAAGGTGAGGAGAATAAACTGAGAGAAAATGTTAATATGGAgacagagagagaagggaaaatTAAGATGGGTGAAAAAAATTGCATACGGGACCTAGGCCCGTCTGCGAAAATTCATTTTCACACACGGATATTTATTGAACAACTCTCAATTCCTTTTACATGCGGGCTTCTTAGGAATTATTTTTAGTCTGCCTGAACAAAGGAGATGTTTTTTTAGTGGTATAAAGGAATATCACGAGAATTTTGAGGAAAGTTAACTGACCAATGTGAAATTCTCATGTGTTCTAAAGGATCCCACCAACATATGGTCAAAGTGAGACAATCCTTTTGTATGAATACAACGGACTTTGGATGATACGTTTTGCCTCTTGGGCTCCTTTACAGCAAGGGCTAACTATAACAATTAACACATCATGCACAACCACTTTTACAGTTTACCCGTATAATAATTaccaataaatatataaatatatatgtagaaCCACTTTTACAGATCCCGTATTATAGTTAGCaataaatatatactaacacTATTAGCATCTTGTTAAAACCCATGTTGTGGCGgattatatatatgtagcaCACGCTTCTCTTTTAACTCTCATCTTCTGTTTCCTACAACTTAACACCAGTCTATTATGGCAACGAATAATATACTTACATTATCTTATTATATTTCGTTTGTATTTAATGCATATTCTTTTCTTATTCCTATGGAGATGATTTGGTtcctataaaataaaattcatgTGTTCAAAAAGCCTTTAGAAGAGCGGTGAAAGATAACCATTAGCTTCATTCCATTTGAAGTTCATCTTGCATAGGGCTTGTGATGTGGGCCCCAATGCAGCCGAGTAGCATCATTCCCAGTTGCGCTGCATGGACAACTTGCAGAAGGAAAAAGTTTACTTGAGATCCCTCATCTTGTCCTCTAGTTTCAAATTCGTCCCTGACCCAAAATGCATAGTCTTGTAAAACCGGATCACAGTGGGTCCCAAGACAGTATTAAGAAcagttttggctgatgtggcggctgagtcagcgtgagacccacgTACCAGTGGCCCAATCTTCTTCCACATCTATCTCCCTTCTCTTCCCATCTCTCTCCTGGCCTCCATGTGGCCGGTGATGGGCAATAGTCGAACATGAAAGGCGCAACGACAACTTCTCGCGCCCGAGTCCTAAGAGCATGTCGGTCTGGCCGAATGGTCCGGAGTTCTGGTCATCGCACTCGAAGATGAAGCCAGGAACTTGCTTGATGCCGATGTCATTGTCGGTGTTAAACACCACAGCGTATTGCTTCGTTGGTTTCTCGTTCCTGACGGACACCTTGGAGGCGCGAGCGCCCCTCCGCTAGGGCTGTcgacgagccgagctcgagcgagctcgtcTGTCTAGGCTCGAGCTCGATACAAACTCGAGCTGAGCCTATAAAATGTTCGAGCTTTCTgacaggctcggctcgagctcgaccAAGCTCGAGCTTAACTACCGAGCTTGATTTTTaagtaaaacaatatatatttcaaagataatctttaaaaaataattaatttctagttCATCATATTagtagaagaggaaaaaaaaaataaatatataatgtcAATATAAGGCATACAAATAACTTATTAGATCTtctaatttataaataacaacaaaaattatGTATTACTATGCTCGTtggaagctcgagctcggctcgacaaagctcgcgagcttaggGAAAGGATCAGGCTCGGCTCATCTGGAGCTCGAGCCTAGGACGAGCCAAGCTCGAGCAGCTTgcgagcctcgagcttttttgacagccctaccCTCCGCCGACTATTAGGCTTCCTCCCTGCCACCGATGAACCTAGGCGGCATCGACCACTAGGTGATGACCAACGTGGAGGGGTCAAAGGCAGATGAAGATGGTGATGAGGTTGGCGAGGAAGGCCATGCAGGGTCCTTATGTAGCATTGTTGCCGATGTCAAGGAGCCAGAAGCTGATGAGGTAGACAATGATGGCATCGAGGCGGGTAGAGCACAGGGTGATGGAGTCGCCGAAGATTCGAACGAGGTCAGTGGAGAATCTGACGATGAGAACAATGGCGGCGATAATGAAGGGGTGCTGACGACCGAGGCTGGCGAATGTGTACGGGATGCCAAGGTCCTAGACATAGGGGGTCGGTAGGGAGAGTTGCAGCGCCACTCAAACTGCACGCCGCATGCCACCGACACCGCACGTAGAAGCTTCCATATGGAGGGCACTAGAGATgggaagagaggagggggggaggtATAATAAGAAGATTGGGCCACTGACATgtaggtcccacgctgacttaaCCGCACGTTAGCCAAAACTGTTCTCAGTACTACCTTGGGATCTAATGTGACTCGGTTTTACAAGATTAGGTATGCAAGCATTCCGGTCCAGGGACGGTTTTGAAACTCGATGACAGGATGAGTGACCTCAAGTGAACCTTTTCCACTTGCAGAACACTAGACATCACAGCCCAAGTCTTACCCACCACAAGCCCAACACACCACACTTTAGGCTCCTTAGGCCCATAACCATCTACCTATGAGCCCAAAAACTACGGCCCAATTAGGCCCACGGCTTGGCCCAACTTCTCAGCGAAAACCCTAACCCCGTCGTCTCCACGgccaccttatataaaaatccgccgccgccgccatcctccctcctcccctccgctctCCCACCCTTCACGCCGCCGCATCTCCACGCCCCGGCGATCCGAGCACAAGCAAGCATggccgagcgcggcggcggcggcgagaggggcggcgagcgcggcgggttCGGGCGCGGGTTcggccgcggcgggcgcggcgaccGCGGCaggggcgggcgcggcgggcggcgcggcccccgccaggaggaggagaagtgggTGCCCGTGACCAAGCTGGGGCGCCTCGTGAAGGAGAACAAGATCCACAAGATCGAGGAGATCTACCTCCACTCCCTCCCCGTCAAGGAGCACCAGATCGTGGAGCAGCTCGTGCCGGGCCTCAAGGACGAGGTGATGAAGATCACGCCGGTGCAGAAGCAGACGCGCGCCGGGCAGCGCACGCGGTTCAAggcgttcgtcgtcgtcggcgacggcgacggccacgTCGGGCTCGGCGTCAAGTGCGCCAAGGAGGTCGCAACGGCGATCCGCGGCGCCATCATCCTCGCCAAGCTCTCCGTCGTGCCCGTGAGGAGGGGGTACTGGGGGAACAAGATCGGGAAGCCGCACACCGTGCCGTGCAAGGTCACCGGCAAGTGCGGCTCCGTCACCGTGCGCATGGTGCCGGCGCCCAGGGGGTCCGGGATCGTGGCGGCGCACGTGCCCAAGAAGGTGCTCCAGTTCGCCGGCATCGAGGACGTCTTCACCTCGTCGCGCGGCTCCACCAAGACCCTCGGCAACTTCGTCAAGGTATCTTGAATTCCTCCCTAGAAATGCTCGCTTATCTTAGAATTCTTTCTCTGTAAATGAAAAATGTTTGCTGATAGTGCTAGATTTGAATGTAACAGAAATGGCTTGACTGATTGTGATGGAGGACATCTGTGTAGAATGACTTGACTGATTGTGATTGAGGACATGTGTAGCTAGATAGTCTCATTTCCACCATTTTGTTATGCCTGTATTATCGTAGTAGTATTTTGACATGTCCGACCTTATCACACAATTCAGTTGTGCTTAGTATTGTTGTTTGACATCCGTGCTGTTGTGCTTAGTGTTGCTATGCATTTCGATTGTAATAATATTGACTACATTGTCCTGTTTAAGTACTAGTATACATCCTTTGTTAAGTTCTGTTGACTAGGATTTTAGGAATCTAGGGTTTTGTCATAGCATCGCTTCCCTTTCGGATGTTCTGTATTGTTCTGTATCAGTAGAGAAATATGGTTTATCATTGCATAGTGTGCAAACAGTAAACTGCTTTGTTTACTGAGGATCATTTGGATGATTGTTAGTAGTCATGAATTGTTCTGCGGCTTTAAATGTTGTCGCTGTTTCTATTCATGTGTACATGCTGTAGCTTGCTGAAAATAGCTATCATACTTGCAGCAATCAAACATGATATGTTTCCATTTACATTTCAAGCATTTCAATTGGTGAACCCATGAGACTCTTAGATAGCATTCTAATTTCATGTACACCATTACATTTCAAATGTTTCGGTTTACATGTCAAGAATAGTGCCTCAATTGATATAACCTGAACTTTTTGTTCTTGACAGGCCACCTTCGATTGTCTCATGAAGACCTATGGGTTCCTGACTCCTGACTTCTGGAGAGAGACCAGGTTTATCAAGACGCCGTTCCAGGAGTACACGGACCTCTTGGCTAGGCCAAAGGGGCTCGTGATCGAGGCACCTGCTGAGAAGATAGAAGCTTAGAAATTTTGCAGCAAAGAGCTGAGAAAGAATTTTGCATTATGGCAGCAAGAACTGCTGTCTTATCCTCAACCTCAACTTATGTCTTAAAAAATCCAAA
The window above is part of the Oryza sativa Japonica Group chromosome 7, ASM3414082v1 genome. Proteins encoded here:
- the LOC4342695 gene encoding small ribosomal subunit protein uS5x — translated: MAERGGGGERGGERGGFGRGFGRGGRGDRGRGGRGGRRGPRQEEEKWVPVTKLGRLVKENKIHKIEEIYLHSLPVKEHQIVEQLVPGLKDEVMKITPVQKQTRAGQRTRFKAFVVVGDGDGHVGLGVKCAKEVATAIRGAIILAKLSVVPVRRGYWGNKIGKPHTVPCKVTGKCGSVTVRMVPAPRGSGIVAAHVPKKVLQFAGIEDVFTSSRGSTKTLGNFVKATFDCLMKTYGFLTPDFWRETRFIKTPFQEYTDLLARPKGLVIEAPAEKIEA